A stretch of Planctomycetota bacterium DNA encodes these proteins:
- the sufC gene encoding Fe-S cluster assembly ATPase SufC, with protein sequence MPLLEIKDLHAEIPGRTILKGVNLTMNEGEVHAIMGKNGSGKSTLSQVLMGKETYEVTEGSITYKGEDLLELSTEERAREGMFIAFQYPVEIPGVSTSYFLRAAVNEIRKHQGKPELSAADFIKMVREKKQSLKIDPSFLQRAVNEGFSGGEKKRNEVFQMLVCDPQFCIMDETDSGLDIDALKIVAEGANTLRDGKKSMLVVTHYKRLLEYLKPDFVHVMIDGRIVQTGGPELADQLEAEGYEQFEREVATA encoded by the coding sequence ATGCCACTTCTCGAAATCAAAGACCTCCACGCCGAGATCCCCGGCCGGACCATCCTCAAGGGCGTCAACCTCACCATGAACGAGGGCGAAGTCCACGCCATCATGGGCAAGAACGGCAGCGGCAAGAGCACGCTGTCTCAAGTCCTCATGGGAAAAGAGACCTACGAGGTCACCGAAGGATCGATTACGTACAAGGGTGAAGACCTCCTCGAGCTCTCGACCGAGGAGCGCGCCCGCGAGGGCATGTTCATCGCCTTCCAGTACCCGGTCGAAATCCCCGGCGTCTCGACAAGCTACTTCCTCCGGGCGGCCGTCAACGAGATCCGCAAGCACCAGGGCAAGCCCGAACTCTCCGCCGCGGACTTCATCAAGATGGTTCGCGAGAAGAAGCAGTCGCTCAAGATCGACCCGAGCTTCCTGCAACGGGCCGTCAACGAGGGCTTCAGCGGCGGCGAGAAGAAGCGCAACGAGGTCTTCCAGATGCTCGTCTGCGACCCGCAGTTCTGCATCATGGACGAGACCGACTCCGGCCTCGACATCGACGCCCTCAAGATCGTCGCCGAGGGTGCCAACACGCTCCGCGACGGCAAGAAGAGCATGCTCGTCGTCACCCACTACAAGCGGCTGCTGGAATACCTCAAGCCCGACTTCGTCCACGTCATGATCGACGGCCGCATCGTCCAAACCGGCGGCCCGGAGCTAGCGGACCAGCTCGAGGCCGAGGGGTACGAGCAGTTCGAGCGAGAAGTGGCGACGG
- the sufB gene encoding Fe-S cluster assembly protein SufB: protein MPTTDEEIHALANREYKYGFVSDIEADEAPLGLNEDIVRFISAKKEEPDWLLEWRLKAFRVWQTMEEPHHWGKLHYDPIDYQATRYYSAPKKSKYKSLDEVDPEILAVYDKLGIPLAEQKLKLGVEGADADSAANAAASRGVAVDAVFDSVSVKTTFQKELAKAGVIFMSFGEAAREHPELVKKYLGSVIPYRDNYYATLNSAVFTDGSFVYVPPGVDCPMELSTYFRINAENTGQFERTLIIADEGAKVSYLEGCTAPMRDENQLHAACVELVALKGADIKYSTVQNWYPGDNDGKGGIYNFVTKRGRAMEDAKISWTQVETGSAITWKYPSVILQGDRSQGEFYSVAVSSKKQIADTGTKMIHIGKDTKSTIISKGISAMRGNNTYRGLVQVNKKADNARNFTQCDSLLLGDQCGAHTEPYIDVRNQTAKVEHEASTSKIGEEQLFYCASRGIELDDAVNMIVNGFCKEVFAELPMEFAVEAKALLEVSLEGSVG from the coding sequence GTGCCAACGACCGACGAAGAAATCCATGCCCTAGCCAACCGGGAGTACAAGTACGGTTTCGTCTCCGACATCGAGGCCGACGAGGCTCCGCTGGGCTTGAACGAAGACATTGTCCGCTTCATCTCGGCCAAAAAAGAAGAGCCGGATTGGCTCCTCGAGTGGCGGCTCAAGGCGTTCCGCGTCTGGCAGACGATGGAGGAACCCCACCACTGGGGCAAGCTCCACTACGACCCAATCGACTACCAGGCAACGCGTTACTACTCGGCCCCGAAGAAGTCCAAGTACAAGAGCCTTGACGAGGTCGATCCCGAAATCCTCGCCGTCTACGACAAGCTCGGCATCCCGCTGGCCGAGCAGAAGCTGAAGCTCGGCGTCGAAGGCGCCGACGCAGACTCGGCTGCAAACGCGGCCGCGAGTCGCGGCGTCGCCGTTGACGCGGTATTCGACTCCGTCAGCGTCAAGACGACCTTCCAGAAGGAACTCGCCAAGGCGGGCGTCATCTTCATGTCCTTCGGCGAGGCCGCCCGCGAGCATCCCGAACTCGTCAAGAAGTACCTCGGCAGCGTCATTCCATACCGCGACAACTACTACGCCACGCTCAACTCGGCCGTCTTCACCGATGGGTCGTTCGTCTACGTGCCACCGGGCGTCGATTGCCCGATGGAGCTGTCGACCTACTTCCGCATCAACGCGGAGAACACCGGCCAGTTCGAGCGGACGCTCATCATCGCCGACGAAGGGGCGAAGGTCAGCTACCTCGAAGGCTGCACCGCGCCGATGCGCGACGAAAACCAGCTCCATGCCGCCTGCGTCGAGCTGGTCGCGCTCAAGGGGGCAGACATCAAGTACAGCACCGTCCAGAACTGGTACCCCGGCGACAACGACGGCAAAGGCGGCATCTACAACTTCGTCACCAAGCGTGGCCGAGCAATGGAAGACGCCAAGATCAGCTGGACCCAGGTCGAAACCGGCTCCGCCATCACGTGGAAGTACCCCAGCGTCATCCTCCAGGGCGACCGCAGCCAGGGCGAGTTCTACAGCGTCGCCGTATCGAGCAAGAAGCAGATCGCCGACACCGGCACGAAGATGATCCACATCGGCAAGGACACCAAGTCGACGATCATCTCCAAGGGCATCAGCGCGATGCGCGGCAACAACACCTACCGCGGCCTCGTCCAGGTCAACAAGAAGGCCGACAACGCCCGCAACTTCACCCAGTGCGACAGCCTGCTCCTCGGCGACCAGTGCGGTGCCCACACCGAGCCGTACATCGACGTCCGCAACCAGACGGCCAAGGTCGAACACGAGGCCAGCACGAGCAAGATCGGCGAAGAACAGCTCTTCTACTGCGCCAGCCGCGGCATCGAGCTGGATGATGCCGTCAACATGATCGTCAACGGCTTCTGCAAGGAAGTCTTCGCCGAGCTGCCGATGGAGTTCGCGGTGGAGGCGAAGGCGCTACTTGAGGTGTCATTGGAAGGGAGTGTTGGGTAG
- a CDS encoding S8 family serine peptidase, with amino-acid sequence MQMLKSGLRDMAIGVAAALTVASGASAQIATGGGQLHVMGNTGQNFNGPDVNTLLGANRFYNAGITGQGAIAANVEAGHVWNGHDVLGHVSQFVHHPDAAGSTTADLYDDHATAVGHHLAGRAQPGASGNTFVLQSGIAYDADLRSGAIATSFGSGGSFSINTNTVRTAYDAYFGTADVINSSWGSSGSQSTAASADYFGIGLDGYANTSTTTTFVTSAGNSGSSGPNSVGSAGSGYNSLSVAALDRPDLGYDRVAGFSSYGPQDYWDPTAGFVTGVRAPVDIAAPGVDLHAAFYTNDPSSIAFGQPSFYNPFIDGTSFASPIVAGGVALLHSGRKADATLSQNADAADARVVKAIMLNSADKVLGRNGQAWDNGQQLVGGVIETTQSLDYDSGAGRMNLDRLYDQFFTAETADLAGVDLDASGGELVGVTGWDFAELDEGGTNVYQIAQSLAAGSLFNVTLNWFRERAQRFNVNAVDDFAFANLDLRVVDTLTGLPIAQSISVYNEVEHLSFQIPAEGFYRIEVDYVGDLFDVTGGWHTSEQYGLAWWGTGGSALIPEPLAAGAVLVLTLMPLRRPSREGVISADCAVGAVHCGRWLT; translated from the coding sequence CAGAACTTCAACGGTCCGGACGTCAACACTCTGCTCGGGGCCAACCGCTTCTACAACGCCGGCATCACCGGACAGGGTGCGATCGCGGCCAACGTCGAGGCTGGACACGTTTGGAACGGCCACGACGTGCTCGGACACGTCTCGCAGTTTGTTCACCACCCGGATGCCGCCGGATCCACAACGGCCGACCTCTACGACGACCACGCCACAGCCGTCGGGCACCACCTCGCGGGCCGGGCGCAACCCGGCGCGTCTGGCAACACGTTCGTCCTCCAGTCTGGCATCGCCTACGACGCCGACTTGCGGTCCGGTGCGATCGCGACCTCGTTCGGCTCTGGCGGCTCGTTCAGCATCAACACGAACACCGTCCGCACCGCCTACGACGCCTACTTCGGCACGGCCGACGTCATCAACAGCTCTTGGGGCAGCAGCGGCAGCCAATCGACCGCCGCCAGCGCCGACTACTTCGGCATCGGGCTCGACGGCTACGCCAACACGAGCACCACGACGACCTTCGTCACCTCGGCCGGCAACTCGGGCAGCAGCGGGCCCAACTCCGTCGGCAGCGCCGGCTCCGGCTACAACAGCCTGTCGGTTGCCGCGCTTGATCGACCTGACCTGGGCTACGACCGCGTCGCGGGCTTTTCGAGCTACGGCCCGCAAGACTATTGGGACCCGACCGCCGGATTCGTCACCGGCGTCCGTGCCCCGGTCGACATCGCGGCGCCCGGCGTCGATCTGCACGCCGCGTTCTACACGAACGACCCCAGCTCGATCGCTTTCGGGCAACCGAGCTTCTACAACCCGTTCATCGACGGCACGAGCTTCGCCTCGCCGATCGTCGCGGGCGGTGTTGCCTTGCTGCACTCGGGCAGGAAAGCCGACGCAACGCTTTCCCAGAACGCCGACGCCGCTGACGCGCGCGTCGTCAAGGCGATCATGCTCAACTCCGCCGACAAGGTACTCGGCCGCAACGGCCAGGCGTGGGACAACGGCCAGCAGCTCGTCGGCGGCGTCATCGAGACGACCCAGTCGCTCGACTACGACTCCGGCGCAGGCCGAATGAACCTCGACCGCCTCTACGACCAGTTCTTCACCGCAGAAACGGCCGACCTCGCTGGCGTGGACCTCGATGCTTCCGGCGGCGAGCTCGTCGGCGTGACAGGCTGGGACTTTGCCGAACTCGACGAAGGCGGGACCAACGTCTACCAGATCGCCCAATCCCTGGCGGCCGGCAGTCTGTTCAACGTCACACTCAACTGGTTCCGCGAGCGGGCACAGCGGTTCAACGTCAATGCCGTCGACGACTTTGCGTTTGCCAACCTGGACCTGCGCGTCGTCGACACGCTGACAGGTTTACCGATCGCGCAGTCGATCTCGGTGTACAACGAGGTGGAGCACCTCTCGTTCCAGATCCCTGCCGAAGGCTTCTACCGAATCGAAGTCGACTACGTCGGCGACCTCTTCGACGTCACCGGTGGCTGGCACACGAGCGAGCAGTACGGGTTGGCCTGGTGGGGCACCGGCGGCTCCGCGCTGATTCCCGAGCCCCTGGCCGCGGGAGCGGTCCTCGTGCTGACGCTGATGCCGTTGCGGCGTCCATCCCGCGAGGGTGTGATCTCTGCCGACTGTGCCGTTGGCGCGGTGCATTGCGGCCGATGGCTGACTTGA